A window of Gossypium raimondii isolate GPD5lz chromosome 7, ASM2569854v1, whole genome shotgun sequence genomic DNA:
AAGAAAGAGATCTTGAACACATCAACACATCTATGATCAAATTATCATCTAATTacaaaaccaaaatgaaattaCGATGCCTAACACTTAAAAACAGTCCCTTAAATGACATTCAAGTACATACCTCGGAAGTAATAGCGGTCCTAAAGCACTTAATTCATTAGAGGAATGTTGTGAAACTCACGTCCTTCACCTAacaaaaaatgtgaaaaattatCATCGATAGTTTCAAGAGTCCAAAATCTTCCAACAAATCcacaataaaaaatcaattaaaacaaaCCACCAGAAAATACACATACTCACCTTTACCGAGACAACAACACAACCCTTTTAAAAACGGCAACAAAGCAATGAAAGGAAAATAATCGTATCACAAAACTAGAGGTAACGACATAGAAAATTGGGAgaacaaaaagggaaaaagaaaagagccaAAAGATTAAAAGCTTGGAGTAACAAAAgagaaagaacaagaaaaaacgTGAATTTGGTAAATAGGGGTAATAGACGACTGTGGGGAGCAATTTTaggagaaaatattttaaaaataataaaaaacaaataaataaaaacaataatatattaactaattaCAATCCTACTACCATGGGCGGCACACAGGAGAATTTGCAATAATTATTTCCACTTTGCTCTTATAGGGATTCAAACAAGATCAAAAGGTAAGTTAACAtcttaccactaaaccaacagACTCATTCTATCaacaaactcaaaaaaaaaaaagataagcCCTAAGACTCAAATCtaacataattcaaaattaatggaaaattcCAAAAACAAGAGAATTGAACTCAGAACCTAACGCAAAGATTCAAAGCATTTAATCACCAAACCAAATGAAATTTCTTaacatgatttaaacaatttaacTATAAGAAAGCTGGGGCGTTACATCATATGCAACTTTATCTAATTgtaattttagtacatttttgttgggtttttttctgctttaatatttaacatatgctcCGTGTCATCATATATTGGTCCTTAATCAAGTTCATCGTCATCTGAATTTGAATTTGCATCATTAATATTATCAAGATTTCTTTCTTCCTTGTACTATTCAAAGTATGGATTATCTTAATTCCACATATGATTGAAGTTATGAAATGTGCAACATTTTAGTATGATCCaaccttgtttttttattttatactaggGTGAtgttaatatagaaatattttatAGAACCACAAATATCTTATCAAGCATATTTCAAAGCCTTGAATGTCTCAAATTAAAAAGATCGCGAGCTGTTTATGGTGCTTTTGTCTAGCACCATTCTCtcaaatgatatatattatacCCCACGGTATGGTgcaagaaattttttttctatttacatAATTAGCATCGACCTCGTAATATTTAGGTTTATAATCCAAACAATCTAtagctttaattataaaaacttatataaacttaatttggagaaagACTTATGCTAGGTTATATCCTTTTATAATacgtaaattaaataaaatatatataatttataatatatatacaacttttataataataaaaatttttataaattgtccaAAACTTTTATAGCTTTGtcataactttaaaaagttattttttataaataaattatgataaaaaaactataacatttttatgaatatgtatattattttataatatagcatagacacataaataagttatgttcATACTGGTcataactttttataaataagtatattataacaCATTTATatcatgtaaattatttttataataaacttctTTTACCATAACTTTAGAAATGTTATAGGATTTAAAtagtataatttttgttataattttataaaatacacaaattacttttataatataatttttaggatttatatTATGAGAAATTGTTGGTCATAATCATCCAAAAGACTCATACGTgttcatatttataatataattttataacttgtttaaaaataaatttttaaaattgaatttgagtgtaattattttcacaattactCTAATTCTCACTCTCTCCCTAAGTATTGGAAATTGTAATTAAGGTTCTCCAACTACACCCAATTCAGTGGGATTCATCAATTACAATTGATTGCCCAAACATATCACACTTatgtaattacaaataattactAGGTGGCATTCTAAATACTATCTAAGTGCAttacaattgtttatcatggtgTTGTTATCAATCTTGAGTTGGTTGTCTAcaccaattcaatcaacaacattatcaatactaattattaataatacataaaatatgtacaatgttaagatgaaaaaatagattaaattatgagtaaaataaaatttaaacacataaataaattatattaagaatactaaatgcACTACAATTATTTATGATGATATTGTCATCAATATTGAGTTAATTTCAAGTTAACTTGttacaccaactcaatcaacaacattatcaatatatacaatttatgaAGGTAATATagtatgaataataaaattaaaatgtgtaaaatatattaaaataaactttagtTGAGTagtaaaattaagattttatcaATGTAAATGGTATGGATTCAAATCCCcaatatgcaattttttattatttttatttaataaaaattaaaataccctcgaataatataacttattttaaatataaagatattttgtaattttcctaATCGAGTTGGTTATGGAATAAAGTagaatgaaataattattcaaagGAAATGGAATAGAGAATTAATAGGAATTATATTGTTTGGTTAGATTGAATGGAATGAACAATGAATGTTATTGTATTGTTTGGTTTATTGgaatatgatttaaaaataaataaggaataaatgtaaaagacaaaattacccttaagtgaagttaataatattttatttttatatacattacaaaataaaacaattatatgtagtaaaattttaaaataataataatatttaaatataaatattttatattaaacttttatatttttaaaatttagaaataaaattttctctctCTCCCATGTCAACCACCAATAggatttaccaaaattttattaagagcTTTTGTAGTATCTCTCTCCCGCCTCACTGGACCATATACTTGATGAGTCCATTTAGTAATTATATAAAACTtgattcaataatttttaaaacttaaaacatttttttcaaatttattgaatcaagttttatataatttggGGCGTTAGAAACAATTTAAAACCAATTAGAAAATGTTATGAAGTGACTAGAGGTGTTCGAGAGGTTGGCAAATTTTGCAAATGAGATGAGATCGGGATTTGttgtcaaatatatataataaatttaaatttttattatatatatttttacatatttcttTGAGCTTTTAgaaataagattaaattgagatcatttgtaaattttgagggttatttttaaaaaattataactaaatcaatataatatgtaaaggttaaaggttaaatttgttattgtatCAATATTTTAACTACCACATCACCCTCTCATCATTAGACACTTAATGGCACTTAAcgaaaattgacaaaataataataatctcaaTTAGTTGgataactaatttaaaataattaatagttgATTGTCCAAAAAGACGAGTTCATAGTTAGATGAGCTGTGATGTAATTTAccgtaaaaaaaaattccaaaagtGTTGTCCCCCAAGTAGATGTCGACTTCTTAACTTTTATAAAGAGGAGTTCTCtctctaaaatgataaatatagatataataataataaaatcctaaaatgataaaattatgaataatagttaaaaaaaagaatttttaaataattaaatacaaaagcAACAAAATGATCTCTATAATTATTGCTAGGTACACAAATTTTGCTCATCTTGGAGCCGCATGTAAACAAGATTAAATGCCAAATGCATATATTAACTCGAAATTCTAGTATCATTATGACATGCCAAAAATTAGCACAAATCATAACAATCATATTCCAATTTTAGTAGAATAATGTATGACCACGTTATTCATGATATGCATGTAGTACACAATTAATGAAGGTGTCTAAGGCAGCCCCTTGTTGGACCCATTTGTCTAAAGAGGACCCAACCCACTAATTCAGAACCCAAATCCGAATACACACAGCAAAACAAATACTAATTGATCTATAAGCTAGATGAATGAGTTTGAATTTCTAGAGGCTTACAATACCTTAAAGGGACTTACTCTTGAATCCCCAAACATTGCACCAGAAAGAACAACATCTCAAAAGCTCAACAAAAAGCATATGAAGAATCCACCATATCTTACTTCATATTCTTAGTTTCCAATTTTACATTTCCTATTACCCTAAACCATCTTCGACAGTGCAGGTCCAGAATATGAAACACAGATCTTCAGCatttgtgttttcttttgaCTATCCACTACAGAATTACTGATACACCATGGAACACACTGATTTAGTCTTGACCAACAAAACAaggacaaaataaaattaaaaaagaaaccaATCAGCCAAAATCATTGATAGAATACCACAGGAGGGAACCTGAATTTGTCCGAAATGAATGGTATTGCCCGTGGATTCTTCACCAGATCATGATAAAATGCATATTCCGCCTCATAATCATGTAAACGGAGCTCAGCCTTCTGGTTAGTATGATAATGGTGCTTCGCCAAAGTCGATTTGCCAAAGCCAAATATACTAACTTTGTCACAAATTCCCAAGGCTAACATAACAGCCTGCATACCAGAGGAATAGTGGAACATGGAACCATCATGAGTAGACCCCCATTCACTCAATGCCTTCCCTGTCTCCTCCACAAACCGTTTCGCTGAATAGTACTTCACAATCCTAGCACACAACATATCAAAACGCAGATCTGTAATCAACAAAGGTGCCTTGTGAGACGAATTGCATACCAAATAGTCCATGAAATGAACCGGTTGGCAGATATACATAACCATAGGAACATTCCCTCCATAAGGGTGACAAAAACATCCATCCCTCCTAGCACAAAGATGCAGTATATTGCTATTTACAAACGAAATACTGGTTTTCGACCCCACATTCTTTTCGAACCTCTCAGTCCTAGCATTGTTCAATCTAATCACGGCCTCATGACCATCAATGAACTTCCCATGATCAGTATTCAGTAAAATCCCACTATTCCCCACAACAGCACAAGATTTATACTTGTTATCCGAACTCATTAAACCATTATGGCTATCAATAGGAACCTTTACTAGTGTAACTAAATCCATCATAATATCAGGTTGGAACATTCTTTTTCTAGCCCAATGCTGTAAGTTCCTCCTAAAATCTAACCAATACCGATAAAATTTAGGGGACCTGAGCATTACCGGCATCCCATTAGAATTCCTAGCTTTGACATCATGATGATTGAACCTCCTCCATGTTGCAAAAGTCCTATACCTTCCTTGACCCGCAAAGCTCCCTTCCAGCAGCTGCTCTATTTCAAGCTTGGATTTAGCTTCACCTGTATCAACCGCTGCAAACTTGAGCAAAGTTGAGTTAAAATTTTGGATTGGTGGGGGTTGGATTAGGACCCTGGACCTGGTGGTCTCCAATTCAGCTGAAACAGCAAATCCACCACCGCTGCCCCCGCGGATGGCAATCCGACAGCTTAATGTTGCAGCTAAT
This region includes:
- the LOC105792608 gene encoding CMP-N-acetylneuraminate-beta-galactosamide-alpha-2,3-sialyltransferase 2-like (The RefSeq protein has 5 substitutions compared to this genomic sequence); translated protein: MLVALAATLFCRIAIRGGSGGGFAVSAELETTRSRVLIQPPPIQNFNSTLLKFAAVDTGEAKSKLEIEQLLEGSFAGQGRYRTFATWRRFNHHDVKARNSNGMPVMLRSPKFYRYWLDFRRNLQHWARKRMFQPDIMMDLVTLVKVPIDSHNGLMSSDNKYKSCAVVGNSGILLNTDHGKFIDGHEAVIRLNNARTERFEKNVGSKTSISFVNSNILHLCARRDGCFCHPYGGNVPMVMYICQPVHFMDYLVCNSSHKAPLLITDLRFDMLCARIVKYYSAKRFLEETRKALREWASTHDGSMFHYSSGMQAVMLALGICDKVSIFGFGKSTLAKHHYHTNQKAELRLHDYEAEYAFYHDLVKNPRAIPFISDKFRFPPVVFYQ
- the LOC105792608 gene encoding CMP-N-acetylneuraminate-beta-galactosamide-alpha-2,3-sialyltransferase 2-like isoform X1 codes for the protein MKRSFRPLISILMLVALAATLSCRIAIRGGSGGGFAVSAELETTRSRVLIQPPPIQNFNSTLLKFAAVDTGEAKSKLEIEQLLEGSFAGQGRYRTFATWRRFNHHDVKARNSNGMPVMLRSPKFYRYWLDFRRNLQHWARKRMFQPDIMMDLVTLVKVPIDSHNGLMSSDNKYKSCAVVGNSGILLNTDHGKFIDGHEAVIRLNNARTERFEKNVGSKTSISFVNSNILHLCARRDGCFCHPYGGNVPMVMYICQPVHFMDYLVCNSSHKAPLLITDLRFDMLCARIVKYYSAKRFVEETGKALSEWGSTHDGSMFHYSSGMQAVMLALGICDKVSIFGFGKSTLAKHHYHTNQKAELRLHDYEAEYAFYHDLVKNPRAIPFISDKFRFPPVVFYQ